Proteins encoded by one window of Winogradskyella sp. PG-2:
- a CDS encoding DNA-directed RNA polymerase subunit omega, with amino-acid sequence MDLKKTDAPVSSVTYNRNEIDAPTDNIYEAISVIAKRAEQINTDIRRELIDKLEEFATYNDSLEEIFENKEQIEVSKFYEKLPKPHALAVKEWLDDKIYHRNTEDPQV; translated from the coding sequence ATGGATTTAAAAAAGACTGATGCACCAGTAAGTTCAGTTACTTACAACAGAAATGAGATTGATGCTCCAACTGATAATATTTATGAAGCAATCTCTGTTATTGCTAAACGTGCAGAACAAATTAATACAGATATAAGACGTGAGTTAATTGACAAACTTGAAGAGTTTGCTACTTATAATGATAGTCTTGAAGAGATATTCGAAAACAAAGAGCAAATTGAAGTTTCTAAGTTTTACGAAAAATTACCAAAACCACATGCTTTAGCAGTTAAAGAGTGGTTAGATGATAAGATATATCACAGAAACACTGAGGATCCTCAGGTATAA
- a CDS encoding outer membrane protein assembly factor BamD has product MKKLVYILLIGLIFVSCNDFQKTLRSEDIAAKFNMGTELFEAEKYNKAKRLFDQVLQNYRGKPQAEKLTYMHAMCSYEMRDYYISSYHFEKFVDIYPNSEKVEEAAFLAAKGYYHNSPVYSKEQKETVEAIEKLQLFVNAYPNSEYLEAANKLVKDLDFKLEKKAYEVAKQYNLIRDYKASINTFNNFLLEFPGTSLRNEALFYRFDSAYNLAILSVDYLKEKRLKDALGFYESLKKAFPNSEFLEDGNKMKEELQQELNTFSTKS; this is encoded by the coding sequence ATGAAGAAATTAGTCTACATACTACTAATTGGTTTAATATTTGTTTCTTGCAATGACTTTCAAAAGACGTTAAGGTCTGAAGACATAGCTGCAAAGTTTAATATGGGGACTGAGTTGTTTGAGGCAGAGAAGTACAATAAAGCTAAACGATTATTTGATCAAGTATTGCAGAATTACAGAGGTAAGCCACAGGCTGAAAAACTGACTTACATGCATGCAATGTGCTCCTACGAAATGAGAGACTATTATATTTCTAGTTATCATTTTGAAAAATTTGTAGATATATATCCTAACAGTGAAAAAGTAGAAGAAGCTGCATTTTTAGCAGCAAAGGGTTACTATCACAATTCGCCAGTGTATTCGAAAGAGCAAAAAGAAACGGTTGAAGCTATTGAGAAGTTGCAGTTGTTTGTTAATGCATATCCTAATTCTGAATATCTTGAAGCAGCAAACAAGTTGGTTAAAGATTTAGATTTTAAATTAGAGAAGAAAGCTTATGAAGTAGCTAAACAATATAATTTGATTAGAGACTACAAAGCATCTATAAATACTTTTAATAATTTTTTACTTGAGTTTCCAGGAACATCATTAAGAAATGAAGCTTTATTTTACAGATTCGATTCAGCTTATAATTTGGCGATTTTAAGTGTAGATTATTTGAAAGAGAAGCGTTTAAAAGATGCTTTAGGCTTTTATGAGTCGTTAAAAAAAGCATTTCCAAATTCTGAGTTTTTAGAAGATGGGAATAAAATGAAAGAAGAATTACAACAAGAGTTAAATACCTTTAGTACTAAAAGTTAA
- the dapA gene encoding 4-hydroxy-tetrahydrodipicolinate synthase: MTKFIGTGVALITPFNADLSIDFDALERLVEYNIENGTDYLVISGTTGESVTVTADEKKQLIKFISKVNNGRLPLVLGIGGNNTANVVNEIRVTDFSDIDGILSVSPYYSKPTQEGIYQHFKAVAEVAPKPIILYNVPGRTSSNMSPETTLRLANDFANIIAVKEAGNNVHQYLELLRTKPDDFLVLSGDDDLVLGVTLAGGSGVVSVIGQALPKEFSEMIRLGIAGKAKEAYDIHFKLMPITGMIFSENNPSGIKAVLESLNISKPHVRLPLVEATDKLKNIIKSELKTLGKS, from the coding sequence ATGACCAAATTTATAGGTACAGGTGTAGCTTTAATTACACCTTTTAATGCAGATTTAAGCATCGATTTTGATGCATTAGAGCGATTGGTTGAATATAACATTGAAAATGGTACGGATTACTTGGTGATAAGTGGTACTACTGGAGAAAGTGTTACAGTAACTGCTGATGAAAAGAAACAGTTAATCAAATTTATTTCGAAAGTTAATAATGGTAGATTACCATTAGTTCTAGGTATTGGAGGTAATAATACAGCGAATGTTGTTAATGAAATTAGAGTAACAGATTTTTCTGATATAGATGGTATATTGTCTGTATCACCATATTATAGTAAACCTACGCAAGAAGGTATTTATCAGCATTTTAAAGCGGTTGCTGAAGTCGCTCCTAAACCAATAATTTTATACAACGTTCCTGGAAGAACTTCTTCTAATATGTCTCCAGAGACAACATTACGGTTAGCAAATGATTTTGCTAATATTATTGCGGTTAAAGAAGCAGGAAACAATGTGCATCAATATTTAGAATTATTGAGAACAAAACCAGATGATTTCTTAGTATTATCTGGTGATGATGATTTAGTTTTGGGTGTCACATTAGCTGGTGGCTCAGGAGTTGTATCTGTAATTGGCCAAGCATTGCCTAAAGAGTTTTCAGAAATGATTCGCTTAGGTATTGCAGGTAAAGCAAAGGAAGCTTATGATATTCACTTTAAATTAATGCCTATAACTGGAATGATATTTTCTGAAAATAATCCTTCAGGTATTAAAGCTGTTTTAGAAAGCTTAAATATTTCTAAACCTCACGTTCGTTTACCACTTGTAGAGGCGACTGATAAACTGAAGAATATCATAAAAAGCGAGTTAAAGACTCTAGGTAAAAGTTAA
- a CDS encoding DUF6913 domain-containing protein — protein MILKAFKEKSNQKYVNKLLTTRKAVVNSNKVKTIAVLLNANEFNDFEAFRQYFKDLNLTSPKHKIIAFTNDDKFVSSQWESYVSPKDFGWNGIIKHKDLLLFTEETYDVLISYYKDEVLPLKLITATSMANLKVGISRNDERLYDLIIDVLPKEIETFKREFKKYLNILNKL, from the coding sequence ATGATTTTAAAGGCATTTAAAGAAAAATCAAATCAAAAATATGTCAACAAATTGTTGACTACACGCAAAGCGGTTGTTAATAGTAATAAAGTAAAGACAATTGCGGTACTATTAAATGCAAATGAATTTAATGATTTTGAGGCATTTAGACAATATTTTAAGGACCTTAATTTAACATCTCCAAAACATAAAATTATTGCGTTTACAAACGATGATAAGTTTGTCAGTAGCCAATGGGAGTCTTATGTTTCTCCAAAAGATTTTGGTTGGAACGGAATTATAAAGCATAAAGATTTACTTTTATTTACAGAAGAAACTTATGATGTTTTAATTAGTTATTACAAAGATGAAGTTTTACCGTTAAAATTAATAACTGCTACATCTATGGCTAATTTAAAAGTGGGTATATCACGAAATGATGAGCGTTTATACGATTTGATAATAGATGTCCTACCTAAAGAGATAGAAACATTTAAAAGAGAATTTAAGAAATATTTAAACATTCTAAATAAATTATAA
- a CDS encoding 5'-nucleotidase C-terminal domain-containing protein — MITKHILKLLFLFVIFSCSTTKIVKIEGKRLNIDEELTTNQDIENFIKPYREKVNRDLDSVISYAPETYSKSDGELNTAIGNLMADAVYSEGNPLFKKQTDNTIDFVLLNHGGIRAIISKGDVTSRTAYEVMPFENSVVVVALKGIQINKLFKYLSKAKRAHPLSSQVQLSLDSEFKIISATVNGQPINEEKIYYIATNDYLYNGGDRMTFFHPNEGMHVLNYKIRNVLIDYFKKTDTLNPKIDNRFTKLND; from the coding sequence ATGATTACTAAACATATTTTAAAACTTCTTTTTTTATTTGTAATTTTTTCTTGTAGTACAACAAAAATTGTAAAAATTGAAGGTAAGCGATTAAATATTGATGAAGAGCTAACGACAAATCAGGATATTGAAAATTTTATAAAACCATACAGAGAAAAGGTGAATAGAGATTTAGATAGTGTCATTTCCTACGCACCAGAAACCTATTCAAAATCCGATGGAGAACTTAATACTGCAATAGGAAATTTAATGGCCGATGCTGTTTATAGTGAAGGCAATCCTTTATTTAAAAAACAAACAGATAATACCATTGATTTTGTATTATTAAACCATGGTGGAATTCGAGCTATAATTTCAAAAGGAGATGTTACATCAAGAACTGCATATGAGGTCATGCCATTTGAAAATTCAGTGGTGGTTGTAGCATTAAAGGGTATTCAAATTAATAAATTGTTCAAATATTTATCAAAAGCCAAGCGAGCTCACCCTTTGTCGAGCCAAGTTCAGTTATCATTAGATAGTGAATTTAAGATTATATCCGCTACTGTTAATGGACAACCCATAAATGAAGAGAAAATATATTATATAGCTACAAATGATTATCTATATAATGGTGGTGATCGAATGACCTTTTTTCATCCTAATGAAGGTATGCACGTTTTAAATTATAAAATAAGAAACGTACTCATTGATTATTTTAAAAAGACAGACACATTAAATCCAAAAATTGATAACCGTTTCACTAAACTTAATGATTAA
- a CDS encoding bifunctional metallophosphatase/5'-nucleotidase: MKRRQFLQQSTSAAAMVGLGGLSLQSFTSPQTKKITILHTNDVHSHIDPFGPDDGRNANKGGVARRASLVESIRKENPNTLLLDAGDIFQGTPYFNYYGGEIEFKLMSMLKYDLATIGNHDFDNGIDGLYAQIPHAKFDFVSANYDFSKTVMDTHVEPYKIFIKDGIKIGIFGLGVQLEGLVDKNMYKETVYNNPIEIAQDMSRVLKEEKSCDLVICLSHIGYYYRKSPDRVSDINLAKATKDIDLIIGGHTHTFLPKPTIEKNSAGKNVLINQVGAYGLYLGKIDFYFEPGKSVKAEGASIIV, encoded by the coding sequence ATGAAGAGAAGACAGTTTTTACAACAATCAACTTCAGCTGCAGCAATGGTAGGCTTAGGTGGCCTAAGTTTGCAGTCGTTTACCTCACCACAGACTAAAAAAATAACCATTCTACATACTAATGATGTACATAGTCATATAGATCCATTTGGACCAGATGATGGTAGAAATGCAAATAAAGGAGGTGTTGCAAGACGTGCAAGTTTAGTTGAATCTATTAGAAAGGAAAATCCAAATACCTTATTGTTAGATGCAGGTGATATTTTTCAAGGAACACCTTATTTTAATTATTATGGGGGTGAGATTGAGTTTAAGCTTATGAGCATGTTAAAATATGATTTGGCCACAATTGGTAATCACGATTTCGATAATGGTATAGATGGGCTTTATGCTCAGATACCTCATGCCAAATTCGATTTTGTTTCGGCCAATTACGATTTCTCTAAAACAGTAATGGATACGCATGTTGAGCCGTATAAAATATTTATAAAAGATGGTATTAAAATAGGCATATTCGGACTTGGTGTGCAGTTAGAAGGGCTAGTAGACAAAAACATGTACAAAGAAACCGTTTATAATAATCCTATCGAGATTGCTCAAGACATGTCGCGCGTATTAAAGGAAGAGAAGTCATGTGATTTAGTCATATGTTTATCACATATTGGATACTATTACAGGAAAAGTCCCGATCGTGTAAGTGATATAAATCTTGCTAAGGCTACAAAAGATATAGACCTTATTATTGGAGGTCATACACATACTTTTTTACCTAAACCCACAATAGAAAAAAATAGTGCTGGTAAAAATGTACTTATCAATCAGGTTGGTGCTTATGGGCTCTACCTCGGAAAGATTGACTTTTATTTTGAACCAGGAAAAAGTGTAAAAGCAGAAGGTGCATCTATCATTGTTTAG
- a CDS encoding DoxX family protein, with protein MRIAVAIILIQTLRFKFTAHPDSVFIFETVGLEPFGRIGIGILELIAGVLLLIPRTVWAGALLTLGLIGGAIMMHLTQLGIEVKEDGGVLFYTAVVTFMLSVIILYSKRKDIPIIGNKLNF; from the coding sequence TTGCGTATTGCAGTTGCAATTATATTGATTCAGACACTTCGTTTTAAATTTACGGCTCATCCAGATAGTGTTTTTATTTTTGAAACCGTTGGTTTAGAACCATTTGGTAGAATTGGAATTGGCATCTTAGAACTTATAGCAGGTGTTTTACTTTTGATACCTAGAACTGTTTGGGCTGGCGCTTTGCTGACATTAGGGTTAATTGGTGGAGCAATAATGATGCATTTAACCCAGTTAGGAATTGAAGTAAAAGAAGATGGAGGTGTATTATTTTATACGGCAGTTGTAACTTTTATGTTAAGTGTCATAATTTTATATTCAAAAAGAAAAGATATTCCTATTATTGGCAATAAGCTAAACTTCTAA
- the ligA gene encoding NAD-dependent DNA ligase LigA — protein MSIEEKINSLRDELRQHNHNYYILDNATISDYEFDIKLKELQALEDANPEFLDVNSPTQRVGGAITKNFKTTVHDFRMYSLDNSYSKEDLLDWETRIKKMVDGEIQYTCELKYDGASMNLTYENGKLLRAVTRGDGVQGDQVTANVKTINTVPLQLKGYYPERFDIRGEIILPIEGFLKMNEERIANDEEPYRNPRNTASGSLKLQDSAEVAKRPLECLLYSIKGNNLNISTQFEGLEKARAWGFKVPKEAKLVSSIDEVLKFVEYWDKERHNLPYEIDGVVVKVNSLYQQDELGFTAKAPRWAMAYKFKAEQVSTQLNEITYQVGRTGAITPVANLEPVQLAGTIVKRASLHNADQIEKLDIREGDEVFVEKGGEIIPKIIAVDLTKRPEYSKPTLYINNCPECNTQLKRIEGEAKHYCPNYNGCPPQVIGRIQHYISRKAMDIEGLGGETVALLVKEDLINDYSDLYELTVDQVTPLERMAEKSAENLINGVEASKEIPLERVLFALGIRYVGETVAKKLAKHYKSIDALMFASILDLVTVDEIGERIAESVVEFFSSEENRNIVERLKRFGVQLEISADKLANQTEKLKGQIFVVSGVFETLSRNDLKKMIEDNGGKVSSSISSKTSYVVAGDKMGPSKRTKAENLEISILTEQAFLQLLM, from the coding sequence CAATAACAAAGAATTTTAAAACAACTGTTCACGACTTTAGAATGTATTCTTTAGATAATTCTTATTCTAAAGAAGACTTGTTGGATTGGGAAACTAGAATCAAAAAAATGGTGGATGGTGAGATTCAATATACTTGCGAATTAAAGTATGATGGTGCCTCAATGAATCTTACGTATGAAAACGGGAAATTGTTAAGAGCTGTCACGAGAGGAGATGGAGTTCAGGGTGATCAGGTTACGGCGAATGTAAAGACTATTAATACAGTTCCATTACAATTAAAAGGGTATTATCCCGAGCGTTTTGATATTAGAGGCGAAATCATTTTACCAATTGAAGGTTTCTTGAAAATGAACGAAGAACGTATAGCAAATGATGAAGAGCCTTATAGAAACCCAAGAAACACAGCTTCTGGAAGTTTAAAATTGCAAGATAGTGCTGAAGTAGCTAAACGACCTTTAGAATGTTTACTATATAGTATTAAAGGTAATAATTTAAATATATCAACTCAATTTGAAGGTTTAGAAAAAGCTAGAGCTTGGGGATTTAAAGTACCAAAAGAGGCAAAATTGGTAAGTTCTATTGATGAAGTTTTAAAGTTTGTAGAGTATTGGGATAAAGAACGTCATAATTTGCCTTATGAAATTGATGGTGTCGTAGTGAAGGTAAATAGTCTATATCAACAAGATGAATTAGGGTTTACTGCTAAAGCACCACGTTGGGCTATGGCTTATAAATTTAAAGCAGAACAAGTTTCTACTCAACTTAATGAGATTACTTACCAAGTAGGTCGTACTGGAGCTATAACGCCTGTGGCTAATTTAGAGCCTGTACAATTGGCTGGTACTATTGTGAAGCGAGCATCTTTGCATAATGCAGATCAGATAGAGAAATTAGATATTAGAGAAGGTGATGAGGTGTTTGTAGAAAAAGGAGGTGAAATTATCCCAAAGATTATTGCAGTTGATTTAACAAAACGACCAGAATATTCTAAACCAACTCTTTATATTAATAATTGCCCAGAATGCAATACACAGTTAAAACGTATTGAAGGTGAAGCCAAACATTATTGTCCTAATTATAATGGATGCCCTCCTCAAGTTATTGGAAGAATTCAGCATTATATATCTAGAAAAGCAATGGATATTGAAGGTTTGGGTGGTGAAACAGTTGCGCTATTGGTTAAAGAGGATTTAATAAACGATTATTCTGATTTGTATGAATTAACTGTTGATCAAGTCACTCCATTAGAGCGTATGGCAGAGAAGAGCGCTGAAAACTTAATTAATGGGGTAGAGGCCTCTAAAGAGATTCCGTTAGAACGCGTATTATTTGCTTTAGGTATTCGTTATGTTGGGGAAACTGTTGCAAAGAAACTTGCAAAGCATTATAAATCTATTGATGCTTTAATGTTTGCTTCAATTTTAGATTTAGTTACTGTTGACGAAATAGGTGAACGTATAGCTGAGAGCGTTGTTGAGTTTTTCTCATCCGAAGAGAATCGAAATATAGTTGAACGCTTGAAGAGGTTTGGTGTGCAATTAGAAATTTCTGCAGACAAATTAGCAAATCAAACCGAAAAGCTAAAAGGGCAAATTTTTGTAGTCTCAGGAGTGTTTGAAACTTTATCTCGTAATGATTTAAAAAAAATGATAGAAGATAATGGAGGGAAAGTTTCTTCATCTATCTCATCTAAAACTAGTTATGTAGTTGCAGGTGATAAAATGGGGCCCAGTAAGCGAACAAAAGCTGAAAATCTGGAAATATCTATCCTAACTGAACAAGCGTTTTTACAATTATTGATGTAA